The Falco biarmicus isolate bFalBia1 chromosome 14, bFalBia1.pri, whole genome shotgun sequence DNA segment taccatgcagctgcttgctcactccacCCTGCTCTGGTAGGATGGATAGGAGAagtggaaaaaggtaaaacctgtagGTTGAGATAAAACCACTTTAATAATTGAagtaaagtaaaatataatgaTCATAAGAATAAAACTTGTAATGAGAaggagataacaaaaagagagaggaataaaacccaaggaagacaagtgatgcacagtgcaattgctcaccacttGCAGACCGATGCCCAGACAGTCCCTGAGGAGCGATCTCTGCCCCTGGGTaactcctcccagtttatatactgaacaAGATGTTCCACgctatggaatatcccttggcTAGTCTGGGTCAGCTATCCTGGCtttgctccctcctggcttcttgtgcacctcctcgttggcagagcatgggaaactgaaaagcccttgacttagaGCAAACCCTACgcagcaacaactaaaccatcagtgtgctatcaacgttattctcatactaaatccaaaaccacagcactgcaccagctactaggaagaaaattaactctatcccagccaaaagcagGGTGCCATTTCACTGAATTAAGTCTCTGCAAGCTCTCCCACACATCACTCAAAAGTAACTATATCTTGTACACCAAGTAAGTCTCTGTCTAAATGTATTTAATGATTATACTATTTTCCTGCCAGCTCGAAAGGCTTCTTACATTTGTTACAAGGCGAATCTGATTTCTAGAAACAGCCTCATCCTCTCTTTGATTTTAGCTGTCACGTTGACAGCTGTGTTGAGTGAGCTGCATCTGCACTGTTGCAGTCCATTGGGTTGGGTGTTGTTGATTTTCTtatttgctgtaaaaataataaagtattaaaatttACAATTCTTAAAGCCAAAACTCACACTGGATCCTGGCTTCCCATAACCGCTTGTCTTACAGGCATGGAGCGGAGCTTTGCAAATTTATGTTTGCTTAAATTGAAGAGCTACTGGTTGtcagcaggggaggggggctgtGTTCAGATGTATCTCATGGCAGGGAAATTAATGTCATGACCCTCATCTGCTTCCATATTACTCTGCTTCGTCCTTGTGAAATGCTTTGGTTGTTGACAGAGTTCTATCCGGAGCTTACAGTGTCAAATTCAGATTCTGTCTCGGCTGAAGAGGAAGTGCAAAGTAAACATTTGAAGGAGGCAGAGGCTGGCTTGCtccctgtcccagggctcttcCAAGGCCAAGACCCAGAAACGTTTTAGCCAGGCCTGTGCAATCGCCTGCTGGCTTCTTGCCCCACAGATGGACAGCAAATCCGAAAAAGCTGGGTTTTTTGAAAGCTAATGGAGTTACACCACTGGCTATGGTCTTCCACAGCTGTAAGGGCTGACAATTGAGGCCAGCAGGGTTACAGCTTGGGCGCAGGGGGAGACAGAAGCCCCCCAGGTTCCCATCCTTACTGTCCCTGGCGGTGGGTGTGCCCCTTTTAAAACACAGGCTCAGCACCCCACGGCCCTGCTTCCCGGCGGCGCTGGAAGTGCACCGCGATGCTGTGGAGGGGTGATTACAGACGCAGAAATGCCGGTGCTGGAGGAGGTCTGCAAACACCCCAAGAGGCGAGGTGAACACACACAGGCTTGCTGCTGGCATCTGGGTATCCCACAGGGCTAGGCATTACTTCCCTTTaaacacacaaatacaaaaccCCAGCTGGTTTCCATAAACAAATCTCAATATTTACCctggggtggggtgttttttcttttgctttgagggttttttcctcttctgataCTAGTGAAACCTAACAAACGGGGGAGGGAGTGTTGGCTCTCAGCTAAGTACCTCACTGGGTGCTCTGCCAAACAGCAAAGCTGACCACTGCACCCTGGCCAAAGGATACGTGATGTTGAAGACAGCAGCGCTGGGCTCCTTCTATAGACAGATATCTGGTAAGACAAAGCCACAGGAGATTCACAGATGCTTCCTGGCAGAGCCCCTGGGCCAGAGCAACAAACCCCTCTCTGTTGCACCCGGCTGGatcctgcagcaggcaggcgtGAGGAAGGCACGTCCCAGGACCTCGCTGAATGGAGCAGCCCTTCCCAACAGCAGCAGTTATTTTCCTCCAAGGGAAGGATTTGAGATGAGAACAGCAAGTCTGCCAGCATGCAGGAGAGGCTGCCAGACCACCTCAACTCCCACGCTTCGGGTTTCCTGCATTTCTGCCAGGACCATTCAAGTACAGTATCCAGAAGTTCTCATTTTCATGGGGAAATGTGAGCAGTTCCATGGCACCTCCTCGCCCTTCAACCAGGACAGGGAGATGTGCCGTGAAGGgcagctgagctgtggcagTGAGCTGCCAGGGGGCAGGGGGATATTTCTGCCCAAAATCTGGCCTGAGGAACGGGACAAGTGTGCCGAGTGGGTGCCAGCACAGGCTCGGGCTGTGTTGACTTCTCAGGGAGAACACACTGTACCAAACATTTCTTACTGTATATCTTATATAAACAAAGCTTTCAGCtcaccacccagcaccagctTGTGCTAATACATGCCAGTGACTTTCTCTGCCTCATATATTGAAGATATGTATTCAAGTCAGCGCAGGGACACACGCAGGATGCTCAGTCTGGACTGAGCCTCTTTCTGCCATTCATTTAAGATGAGAATAATCAACTACAGCTAGAAAAGGTAGCTGCAAACAGAATTTGCTGTGCCAATATGACAGAGACCAACCAACCCTCATAGGAAACCATCTGCTTGACTCCAAAGCCATCAGCATTTCCACCCGGTAGATCACAACGTGCTCCTTCCATAGCAGGCTGCCCTCCCCACGGATGCTGACCGCACCACGGCAGGGCAGAGCGGGTGCAGTCCCAGCCAAGATCCTGCTGTTGTTCAGAAGTTCATCTCACCGTGCTTGCAGCGTGAGCAAGACACTGAGCAATCACACACATCCCCAATGCGCCTGCCCAAATTGCGGAGTTGCCCTAGGGCACAATCCCAGGGCAGGCACAGGGACTGTGGGATGGCAGGGCTGGCCTGAGCCACCTCCCTGGCTTGCAAGCTCTGCCCAAGGGCCGCAGAGCTACTGCCTTGGACAGGCTGGCTGAATTTTCCAGGAGTGCCTAAGGGAACACAAGGCTTGCAAAGGACCAGGGTGGGAGGGTCTGACAGAGAGAGGCTGTAGCACAGCACCACTGTTAGAATCATTTGCCAGtatcagcaaaatgttttccccaaaggaaaaaagtagcTTCTAATTTTGCACGGGAAAAAACTCTTTAAATTTTTGTCTGCATTCTTTTgcagaaaatcctgaaaaaataaacacaacacactgaaactgtgaaaaaacctcacattttccattaaaaatccCTGAAAAAATCCCATGAGAAACTTGAGCATGATAGAAGAAATTAATAGAGCTCAACATTATTCAATTTGctctaaaaataaagcaaaactcTTGATACAGCACCTCCCCAGCTTCCATCTCAGGTTCCTCTCCAGACAGTTTTTTGGACATTTGTTTAATCATGCTACTCAAATTCATGACCTATTAGAAGTACAAGGCAGATCTGGCAAACAGAAAAGTCACACTGCCAAGCTCACAGGGCCACTTGGTTTGTCACTCTTGTAGAACATGACCTTCAGAGGCTAGACTTCTTCTGAAACTGCATTTCGAAAGAAGGAATTTTCCTCCCCTCGCAGTTTTGCCTCCCATTTAATACCCTTTTTTTGTCCCCCTGTTTCTAGGAGAGTAACACCAAGTGCAGCTGCCTCAGCCCTGACAAGCGGTCCTtcatccctgccctccagctgcACCAGTGGGAGATGCTGCATCATTGCTCTCTCCTTGGGAAAGCTTTGTCCTTGTTTTCTCTAGCCTCTCACAGGTGTAAATGCACCTGGAGTTGGATTTCGGATTCCTGTAGCATTTCCCCATCTGTGCAGGTCTGCACACAAGCAGAAGGTATGTTACTTGTTAAAAACAAGGATTTTGAGCAGGTCCAAACTGACACGTAGGAAACGTGCAGTTGATGCTTACACTCAGGATGGGTACAGCTGAAGCACAGGTACCACCGGGGTCAGATAGTGTAGTTCAGCTTCTGTTTGGAGACTACAAAGATGCCAATTAATGGCACAGTTGTGTTCATTACTGACCTGTATTGCAGCAAAGGTAAAAAGCCTCCACAACCTCTTATTACTCCATCATTGAGCCTGGAACAGAACACCTGGTAATTTTCTTAGTCTGatgatttgttttgctgtagcATGACTGCTTTGTTGTGCTCATTGCTAAGCTATTAACACTTTGTCCTTCCAAAAATATCTGACGCCCCAGACACTACTAGCTCCTCGGAACATTTTCAACAAAAACATTCCAGGGGAGATGTATTAGCAGCTCTTCCACTTTCTGGGACAAGCATCACTCCACATCCATGCCCCATTACAGAAGACCAGACCGGGACAGGCAGAAGGGGGTATTTGTGGTCAAGCCCCCATTTTCCCAAGTTCTGCACAAACTTTGCATCTCGCATCACTCTCAGACTGGCACATTTCTTGCATAATCCTGTTTTCATGGCCACTAGTGAAGAAACTTATTCCCACCCTAACAGTGGAGGATGGCTCCTGCACCAGGTTATTTACGGCTTCCAGGCGCCAGCCAGTGTTGGGACTTCCAGGGAGGTCAGACTCCTGGTTACCCAACTGGCAGGTACAATTTCCCCATGGACCCAAAATTGCTAATGGAGGCCTCAAGGGTAACTTGTCAGAGACAATTCCCTGAAGCTAACGATCTTTTGGTCACCCTGGGTCACCCAGCCTAGGGACAACCTGCTGGCAATTGAGCAAGGTGCTAAGAGATCCCTCTTTTAGATTGAGCCTATCAGACATGATTCTTTCTGAAGGGTCCAAGAGGACCAGTATCTctccagcaaaagaaaatgtcaaacaaTCATCAAAAGTGACCTCAAAATAGAATCAGTATTTGCCAAATATtgtttccccctctttttttttatttacagatgaGTAAACTCCCATACTGAGATGTGGGTAAGTCTTAGGAGTCACACCTTGATTTTGCTTCTGGGTATCAAGACAGAGTTACTTAGGCTTTCTGTACACAGTACCCAAAATTAAAGTAGCAATCGacatttgaaatgcaaaaagtCTAGACAATCAGCAAGTCCTTTCCCCAAAGGCTGCTGGACAGTGCGTGGGACTCAGCACCCACACAGCAGTGGGACATAGCGTGTTCAATTCCTGGGGCACTGCTGTCAAAAGTGACCACACTGAATCGAAGCAAAGGACCATCTTGCCTGCAAACATGTTACCTGTTATTGGAAAGGTATAAAAACATCCATATGGTTGTACTTGCCCCCGATAACACTTCCTTGCCTCCAGCAGTCTGCAGTACTGTGTCTCCACCTGCTCTCAGGATCCCAAGCCTAAGAAAGCAGGAGGTATAGTCAATGCATTTTACGTACAACATCTCTAGCcatatattttctaaaaatagtatatattttaaaaatagaggcaaaaatattttcttacaggTAGGTACAGAAGTATCTGCACTATTTATTTACACATTCTCTAGTGAGAATCTCTTTTAGAAAATCAGCTTAGGGTATAATACTCAGCACCTACACAACTGTAACTATTGTGCTATGGTCCTTTGgtatattttgtctttttgtgtTACACTAAACACTCGCCTGATCTCAGCCATGAATAAGCTGATAATTAAAATGTCATCAATATATTTGCCAGAATCTTCCCTCTATGTAAAACTTTGGTGCTCgttgcagaaaggaaggaacaaaaaatcCCCATGTTTGAGAAAAACAGTTTCTCCTTCAAACAGCTGGTCAATGAATGGGACAAAGCAAAGGGAACAGCAAAGAGGAGTGtcactgctgcagggacagccagCTACTCTGACATCACCCCACATCATGCCTCAGTGCCTACAGCAAGGACTCGGGCCCCCCTTCCCTGTCCATGGGGGTCTCAGCATCTCTGAAGCAGCTCCCTTTCCTCAAAGAAGAGCTCTCTCGATGACTGTTGAACTGATAAACTCGTCGTTTAAACAAGCGATGGAGTTTCTCCTGGAACTGGTTCCCAATGAAGCAGTACAGCAAAGGGTTGATGCAGCTGTTGGCGAATGCCATGCAGATGCTGAATGGCAGTGCTGTGTCGATGATCCCTGTCACGTCACAGTTGTTAATGATGTTCATATGAGCCAAAGCATCCAAAAACGTTAACATGTGGAATGGGAGCCAGGAAATTAAGAAGGCCACAACAACAGCAGCCACCAGCTTTAGGACTTTGTCCctcttctgcttgtttttccCAAACTTCTGTGGTTTAAGCAAGTGCCTCCTGATCCAGATGTAGCATGTGGTGATCACTGTCAAGGGGATGAAGAAGCCAAGTGCATTTTTCAGGAAGGCTGTTGCCGCAGACCATTTGGCGTAACTCTCATGAGGAAAGGCCATAATGCAAGCGTTGACCCCCAAGCTTTCAACGTAGTGAGTGTCACGGAAATAAAAAGTTGGGAAGGAGGACAAGCAGGCAAGGCCCCACACCACCAGTGCTATAAGATAAGCTTGTTGTGGAGTTCTTCTTTTAGAGTGAATAGGGTGGACAATAGCGTGGTACCGGTCCATGCTCATGcatgtaatgaaaaatatacttGCAAACATGTTCAAGCACAGGATAGAACTGGAGATTTTGCACATGAGAGACCCAAAGAGCCAGTGGTAGCCCTGTGCATAGTAGGTAGCCCAGAATGGAAGGGTGGCAAGGCACAGCAAATCTGCCACGGCCAGGTTGAAAATGTAGATATTAGCAACTGTTTTGGGACCACTATGACGACAAAGCACCACGACCACCACACTGTTGCCAGCCAACCCCAGAATAAAAACCACCGAGAAGAGTGCTGGAATTAGTGAGAACTGATAATCCGAAGAGGTAagtgggcagggaggaggggagcgCAATGCAGCTGATGAGTTTGTCAGTGCTGTATAGAGGACTTGGAGAGTTTCTCTGGTGGTGATGACCAGGGAGTAGTTGCTCTGCATGTTGGTGCTGGTGAAAAGGGATGTTCTGCAGGAAATTCATGTGCTAGCAGAATTTTTCTATCACGTCGCTCACCTGCAAATCAGAAACCATGTGTTAGACATGCGCTCTGCAGCCATCTTAGCTCTGGAATCACACACACAgtcacaataaaataaaacccatttaGAAGTATGTCAGTAAGCTGAGTGCTGAAATACCAGGCAACCCTGCTGGACTCCTTTCCTCCGTCCCACTGACAGGACACGATTAGCCCTAGGGAGGTCACAGCACTTTTTAATTAGCCTGGCAGAGAAGCGAGCAGCCGGGTTTTATCTGTGATTACAGATGGTGCTTTCTGGggcaagcagagcagaaagattATTGACTCGGGAGCTGGAGATACTTCGGGAACTTCCGTGACCAAGGGCAGCACCGAAGCTCCTTGTGATCCTTTTCTTGGCTTTCTCAAACTATTTCCAGCTCTCTGCACAGTTGAAGTAATGCAGGAAGGCAGCACCAGCCAGTGAAGATCAGATACTTCACACCTGAGGGCCTCCTGGGACTTTACAGGTGTGAAAGCAGCCTTTTAACAAGGCTATGAGGAAAGCAAGCTTTGAGGTTTTTAAATTCACAGGGCCGGATACAAAGACACTGAAGGGTCTTTGCAAAATGTCATTTACTGTCAGAGTCCTCCTCAAAGCAAATCTGCGTCTCCTGCCCTCATGACGGCTTTTAATCAGGAGagtaaaagaagtattttcagcaTAGATACAAGCAAAATAGACAGCCAAGTACTCAGTCCTTGCAGGCACTGGATTTAGCAGTAGTATTTGCCGTTCATTTAGAAAGATCAGGATTGTTTCCGTAAGGGATTATATAGCTACAAAGCAGCTAAAATAGGAGAGTTAATTGACATGTCTGCTCCAGTTCGACAGCTCATATCTGTACTCCAAGCAGGGCATTTTTCAAACTTTAAGACTTTGTAGTcaataaagaaaatatcatgcccaaatattttattttacatattagAAAGAGACAATTCCTTTTCAATTAAGTCAGGCATTTAGGAATTCTCAAGGGGCCctaaaaacaacagaaattttgACCAAGACAAGGCAACAGAGTTGGGTAATGATCTCTCATGTAACAGAAGGCGACTGATAATTTCAAACGTATTTTTCTGTGCTAACAGTTTAGTGTACTCCAGCTTATCATTTGCTCAGTGCAAAATATGCAATATGCTACTTTAAATATACtgacaaaaatttaattttaattatattgtCTTCAACAACGAAAATTCAATAGGAGAATATTAATGCACATTTCTGCAAAGTGCCAGTACTGAACGTCCCAAACACGGGATCACAAGCCCACGTTCTGTAATCTAGCAGGTCTCAAACCGGAGGAAAGTTTTCTGTCTGGGGACAGCAAAGATTCAGGAGAGGGTCTGAGGCCCCATTTTGCCCTGAACTCTTAGGTCCTGAACCCCTCACTTTAACCTACAGAAGCTGAAATCTCAGAACTAGTCACAAAGAGTTACGTATCTGACTTAACTCCTAATAGAGGGACTACACCATAATTAATTTTAGCTATACTACTGAGAACAAGGCTCCGCTGACAAACATGCTCCCCCCCTGCATGTGAGCAACTGGTGGCTTAGAATCTGCTTCTAAACTAGTCATTCCTACTATTATTTAAGACACAATGAGGTATTTTATCAAAAATTGAATCAAAACAATGGCAATTATGTTCTAACAGCAGATAGAAAACATACCTCTCAACCTCACATTCGTCTGGATGTAGCTCTGGGATTATGtgctccttttttctgtttttcttctagcaAGTATCACCACCAGCAATCTGCTCGCTCATATCTTCCGTTTTCCCACTGGGAGACTTTAACCTACATAACTTGAGAACTGAAATACAAACGCCTGccagcttcttttccttttggaagcTAAACAGTTTGAGAACCCCCCTTTCCAAGGCCACGTGAGCACATGCAGTAAATCAGGAGAGAGGAACAagacaaccaaaaaaaaaaaaaaaatgagggaaagcaagcaagaaagaaaaaggaaattcacACAGATATCTTTGCGGTTTTCTACTGCAGCTCTTGGGCCAGGAGGGTACACCCACATGCAACCCCCTTCTGCCCCCCAGGTGTATGTGACACACGCAAGCTTCCGTGCGAGGGTTCATGCACCTCTGAGGGCAGAGGGATTCCCACGCTGGGGCTCTGTAGAGTCCCAACACTTGCTAATGCATTTGAGAGCGGAATAGGCTCTTTGTCCTGACAGAGCTGACCATAACGTggacacacagagacagaaagcAGGGGAACATCACAGCACTGCCTGTGTAAGGGGACTGATCCTGTCTCCCAGTTAGCAGGACAGAAAAGCCACTGCCCAAGTCCTTGCAAAGACGTGCATGCTGCTCGAGCCGAGGAGGGCAGCAGGACAGATCCACGTGGCAGAGAGCAGCCTTGGCTCGGAGGCTGCGCTGGGGTAACACACAACCAAAGCGAGCAGATCAGCACAGCTGCGTGCTCCTGCCGACTTCCCATTCACACAGAACTGAGATTTTacatctgcttcttcctcacATCACATGCTCcgcctggccccagcctcctCTCCCTGGAAGGAGCTCCAAGGGGGCTCCTGGAGGATAAGCACGGGACAAAGTAAGCATCCGTAAGCCTTAAATATTTTGCCCTGATATCCTGAGTGCGatctcctctgcagcagcagcccatcTACTGAGGATGCGtgtgctgtgctccacaggCAAGGCTGCACGTCCCAGATGGAAAGCAACCACAAAAGGCCCTGACAGTGACATGTTCCTTTGCCCCAgccaggtgctgctggctggttCTCCATCACCATCCAGGACTGGACCCAAGCTCATCCTATCCTCAAGGCTCATGGGGCACTGgattgctctctgcagctccctgacaggggctgtaggcaggggggttGGTCTGTTCCCCCAGGTAATgagcgacaggacaaggggaaacggCCTcgagttgcaccaggggagggttAGATTGGGtaggaggaaaaatgtcttcactgaaagggttgtcaagcattgggacaggctgcccagggaggtggtggaatcaccatccctggaggtgtttaaaaagcagGTAGATGCAGAttttagggacatggtttagtgatgaacttggcagtcctgggttaatggttggacttggtgatctgaaaggtcttttccaacctaaatgattctgtgattctcaaggcagggagaggagtTCTTGGCAGCTTTTGGCTTTACCTGCCTCATGTTAAGAGTCCAGCTCTTGGCATTTTCTGTACAAAAGGAGACTGGGTTATTTAAAGAAGGGAAATCCCACGCAGCATTTCTATTTATTACGGTGCAGCTGATTTACTGCTTCATGAACACAAGGACAGAGAGTGGTCAGGACAGTcaggctgcaagcacacacggtgcctgtgctgggagcaaacactggaaggaaagaaagctgaaatagcTCAATGGAATGACACTCTGAGAGcagataaaacagaaacagaccCAAATATCACAGGTATTTTGGGGGAAGGTAGTACCAAATCGCTGCACACGGTGGGAGACCTCATCTGTCCCAAAGGCTCAAGCACTGCATGTCACAAGCAGAGTTAGATAACATAAATTTCAGCACATCCTTTTTATCTCCATGTATATCTACGAACTTACCCAATGCACAAACATTCACCCATTCCATAAATATTGATTTTGGGgcatcctttccttttcccactcATTCCTCCCCACTCTTGTTTGAGGTTGTTatggaaaaagcagaggagaaggggagataCCCTGGGACAACTGAAATTTGAATtactcaaaaaaccccacaactttttaaaggaaacagtaACATCCATAATAGCTTGGGGGCTGAAAAAGTCAAGACTTAACCAAAAAGCTTTAAGATGAAGATTTGCATTCTACACACACTACAACCACTAGCAGGAGACTTGTTCAGTTGAAAAGGCATCAAACAATGCACCTTCTAGAGACACGCTGCAAGAACTCTGTCCTTTCTTCAAACCAAACATCTACCAAGCGGGTCAGTAGGAGCATGTGGGATGTGCAAGTGCAAGAGGTCACGTGTCTGGctgcaaaggagaagaaacacaCCTTTTGCCACCAGCCCCCCGGCTGTACATACTCTGCTTCAGCTCCAGAGGACTGCTGGCTCTCAGGTGCGTGACCCTGAGACGTCAGCACTCACTCTGACccatatttattaaatttttcacTAGTGGCATGCGACAGGACACCCTGAGCCAGGAATTCTTGCGGCTAGTTCCTCTGCACACAAATGATCAGTGAAAGATCTTGCTCCATCCTTCATCAAACATCCAGCATTCTTTGTAAGCAGGGGAAAAAGTCAAAGGCATGACagtgtttattttgcaaagatAACAAACACTAATTATTTAGATTTAAATATaaagttttcctttccagatgCACTTTTGATCCTCACAGATACTGACTGTGTCTATTCTGTTCTACctccaaaactgaaattttgtgCTGGGTTCTTACCTTTTAGTAGACAAGAGATGGGCCTGATACACCTGGTGCGATGGGGGTCATACTTTGGGTTGCCTTTTGCCAAATCCTGCTCCCATTCTTCCCCCCGCCAGCGCATCCAACTCCTTATCTGATCCCAAGTTGTCACTCCAACGCTCCATTTAGCCAATGTACAAACCCCATCCCTCTTCTATTTCCCCcactatttctttcttcctcccactGTTTTTGAGCATCACCTGCACATGAATGGCTGTGAAATAGAAAGTACACCCGATGCAGACGCCCAAGCTGTCCATGCACAAGCCAACGTTGTGCCA contains these protein-coding regions:
- the AGTR2 gene encoding type-2 angiotensin II receptor → MQSNYSLVITTRETLQVLYTALTNSSAALRSPPPCPLTSSDYQFSLIPALFSVVFILGLAGNSVVVVVLCRHSGPKTVANIYIFNLAVADLLCLATLPFWATYYAQGYHWLFGSLMCKISSSILCLNMFASIFFITCMSMDRYHAIVHPIHSKRRTPQQAYLIALVVWGLACLSSFPTFYFRDTHYVESLGVNACIMAFPHESYAKWSAATAFLKNALGFFIPLTVITTCYIWIRRHLLKPQKFGKNKQKRDKVLKLVAAVVVAFLISWLPFHMLTFLDALAHMNIINNCDVTGIIDTALPFSICMAFANSCINPLLYCFIGNQFQEKLHRLFKRRVYQFNSHRESSSLRKGSCFRDAETPMDREGGPESLL